The following are encoded in a window of Hemitrygon akajei chromosome 24, sHemAka1.3, whole genome shotgun sequence genomic DNA:
- the LOC140715922 gene encoding tRNA selenocysteine 1-associated protein 1-like isoform X5, producing the protein MSRSLWMGDLENYMDENFISRAFATMGETVMSVKIIRNRLTGTPAGYCFVEFADQATAERCLLKINGKKLPGASPQPRRFKLNYATYGKQPDNSPEYSLFVGDLTPEVDDGMLYEFFVEKYPTCRGGKVVLDNLGNSKGYGFVKFSDEAEQKRALAECQGAIGIGGKALRLSVAIPKTNRVVKAPDYSQMYTYSYSQYYQPYQNYYTHWGYDQYTGSYSYSYQQYGYTPSTIQSYEEVGDDALEGLLLGR; encoded by the exons TTGGAAAATTACATGGATGAAAATTTCATCTCGAGGGCATTTGCCACAATGGGTGAAACTGTAATGAGTGTAAAAATCATCCGTAACCGACTGACCGG GACACCAGCAGGTTACTGCTTTGTGGAGTTCGCAGACCAGGCTACTGCAGAACGATGTCTGCTGAAGATTAATGGGAAAAAACTTCCAGGTGCCTCACCT CAGCCCAGAAGATTTAAGCTTAACTATGCCACTTACGGGAAGCAGCCAGATAACAG TCCTGAATACTCATTGTTTGTTGGAGACTTAACACCAGAAGTGGATGATGGAATGCTTTATGAGTTTTTCGTTGAAAAGTATCCCACGTGTAGAGGAGGGAAAGTGGTATTGGACAATCTGGGAAACTCCAA AGGCTACGGCTTTGTGAAGTTTTCAGATGAAGCTGAACAGAAGCGTGCACTTGCTGAGTGTCAAGGCGCTATTGGCATTGGAGGGAAAGCTTTAAGACTGAGTGTAGCAATACCAAAAAC aaaTCGTGTAGTGAAGGCACCCGACTACAGCCAGATGTATACTTATAGCTACAGCCAGTACTACCAACCATACCAGAATTACTATACTCATTGGGGGTATGATCAGTACACTGGAAGTTACAGCTACAGCTACCAACAGTATGGTTATACACCAAGTACCATTCAG AGTTATGAAGAAGTTGGAGATGATGCTCTGGAAG